The DNA sequence ctccgcggcgtcgtcatcctggacctccgcggcgtcgtcatcctggacctccgcggcgtcgtcatcctggacccccgcggcgtcgtcatcctggacccccgcggcgtcgtcatcctggacccccgcggcgtcgtcatcctgaacCCCCGGGGCGTCGTCATCCTGAACCCCCGGGGCGTCGTCATCCTGAACCCCcggggcgtcgtcatcctggacccccgcggcgtcgtcatcctggacccccgcggcgtcgtcatcctgaacccccgcggcgtcgtcatcctggatccccggggcgtcgtcatcctggatccccggggcgtcgtcatcctggacccccgcggcgtcgtcatcctggacccccgtggcgtcgtcatcctggacccccggggcgtcgtcatcctggacccccgcggcgtcgtcatcctggacccccgcggcgtcgtcatcctggacccccgcggcgtcgtcatcctgaacCCCcggggcgtcgtcatcctggacccccggggcgtcgtcatcctggacccccgcggcgtcgtcatcctggacacccgcggcgtcgtcatcctggacccccggggcgtcgtcatcctggacccccgcggcgtcgtcatcctggacccccggggcgtcgtcatcctggacccccgcggcgtcgtcatcctggacccccggggcgtcgtcatcctggacccccgcggcgtcgtcatcctggaccaccGGGGCGTCGTCATCCTGAACCCCcatggcgtcgtcatcctggacccccgcggcgtcgtcatcctggacccccgcggcgtcgtcatcctggacccccgcggcgtcgtcatcctggacccccggggCGTCGTCACCTTGGACCCCCGGGGCGTCGTCACCTTGgatccccgcggcgtcgtcatcctggatccCCGCGGCGTCATCATCCTGgatccccgcggcgtcgtcatcctggatccccggggcgtcgtcatcctggatccccggggcgtcgtcatcctggatccccgcggcgtcgtcatcctggacccccgcggcgtcgtcatcctggacccccgcggcgtcgtcatcctggacccccgcggcgtcgtcatcctggacccccgcggcgtcgtcatcctggacccccgcggcgtcgtcatcctggacccccgcggcgtcgtcatcctgaacccccgcggcgtcgtcatcctggatccccgcggcgtcgtcatcctggacccccggggcgtcgtcatcctgaacccccgcggcgtcgtcatcctggacccccgcggcgtcgtcatcctggacccccgcggcgtcgtcatcctggacccccggggcgtcgtcatcctggacccccggggcgtcgtcatcctggacccccgcggcgtcgtcatcctgaacccccgcggcgtcgtcatcctggaccccggcggcgtcgtcatcctggacccccgcggcgtcgtcatcccggacccccgcggcgtcgtcatcctgaacCCCCGGGGCGTCGTCAccttggacccccgcggcgtcgtcatcctggacccccggggCGTCGTCACCTTGAACCCCCGCGGCGtcatcatcctggacccccggggCGTCGTCACCTTGGACCCCcggggcgtcgtcatcctggacccccgcggcgtcgtcatcctggacccccggggcgtcgtcatcctggacacccgcggcgtcgtcatcctggacccccggggCGTCGTcaccctggacccccgcggcgtcgtcatcctggacccccggggCGTCGTcaccctggacccccgcggcgtcgtcatcctggacccccggggCGTCGTCAGCTTGGACCCCcggggcgtcgtcatcctggacccccggggCGTCGTCACCTTGGACCCCcggggcgtcgtcatcctggacccccgcggcgtcgtcatcctgaacctccgcggcgtcgtcatcctgaacccccgcggcgtcgtcatcctggacccccggggCGTCACCATCCtgaacccccgcggcgtcgtcatcctgaacccccgcggcgtcgtcatcctggacccccgcggcgtcgtcatcctgaacccccgcggcgtcgtcatcctggacccccggggCGTCACCATCCtgaacccccgcggcgtcgtcatcctggacctccgcggcgtcgtcatcctgaacCCCCgctgcgtcgtcatcctggacccccgcggcgtcgtcatcctgaacCCCCGGGGCGTCGTCATCCTGAACCCCCGCGGCGtcctcatcctggacccccgctgcGTCGTCATCCtgaacccccgcggcgtcgtcatcctggacccccgcggcgtcgtcatcctgggcccccggggcgtcgtcatcctggacccccgcggcgtcgtcatcctgatcCCCCGGGGCGTCGTCATCCtgaacccccgcggcgtcgtcatcctgaacCCCcggggcgtcgtcatcctggacccccgcggcgtcgtcatcctgaacCCCcggggcgtcgtcatcctggacccccgcggcgtcgtcatcctgaacccccgcggcgtcgtcatcctggacccccgcggcgtcgtcatcctggacccccgcggcgtcgtcatcctggacccccgcggcgtcgtcatcctgaacccccgcggcgtcgtcatcctggacttcGACGGCGTTCTGTGCGGAACCTCGCATAACGA is a window from the Procambarus clarkii isolate CNS0578487 chromosome 48, FALCON_Pclarkii_2.0, whole genome shotgun sequence genome containing:
- the LOC138351207 gene encoding dentin sialophosphoprotein-like, with amino-acid sequence MMSTKPQIAFSFVTASWLCLEYLLAWHYTRVNQVYQDLQQAHRHTSLVTWLWDGASTLLVWGAGKKPPGTYVSVLWAWLANLPLVWRVVPRDLQVPCRGMWFPVVSSFKRLNQLTDDVASVCRCVRHDVAMSVAYGVIWFGFVVYVVVMRGSAQNAVEVQDDDAAGVQDDDAAGVQDDDAAGDDDAAGVQDDDAPGVQDDDAAGVQDDDAPGVQDDDAAGVQDDDAPGDQDDDAAGVQDDDAPGAQDDDAAGVQDDDAAGVQDDDAAGVQDEDAAGVQDDDAPGVQDDDAAGVQDDDAAGVQDDDAAEVQDDDAAGVQDGDAPGVQDDDAAGVQDDDAAGVQDDDAAGVQDDDAAGVQDGDAPGVQDDDAAGVQDDDAAEVQDDDAAGVQDDDAPGVQGDDAPGVQDDDAPGVQADDAPGVQDDDAAGVQGDDAPGVQDDDAAGVQGDDAPGVQDDDAAGVQDDDAPGVQDDDAAGVQDDDAPGVQGDDAPGVQDDDAAGVQGDDAPGVQDDDAAGVQGDDAPGVQDDDAAGVRDDDAAGVQDDDAAGDDDAPGIQDDDAPGIQDDDAAGIQDDDAAGIQDDDAAGIQGDDAPGVQGDDAPGVQDDDAAGVQDDDAAGVQDDDAAGVQDDDAMGVQDDDAPVVQDDDAAGVQDDDAPGDDDAAEVQDDDAAGVQDDDAPGVQGDDAAGVQGDDAPGVQDDDAPGVQGDDAAGVQGDDAAGVQDDDAAGVQDDDAAGDQDDDAAGVQDDDDAGVQDDDDAGVQDDDDAGVQDDDAAGDDDAAGVEEDDSDGTDEDDAAGVEEGDAEGVDEDDAVRVEEVISQPSKTVIDTKFLRLTSEVIDSENLNSNIHWELRDKKNTTTFRACIVLENTSLGDSSEFTRLRRLLNNQDFLHTQKRNSDLGDVTLDRKSRL